A stretch of DNA from Ptychodera flava strain L36383 unplaced genomic scaffold, AS_Pfla_20210202 Scaffold_31__1_contigs__length_3010019_pilon, whole genome shotgun sequence:
TACGACAGCTAGTTTTGTAATCAAAATAAACACcagtgttggaaactggccaaaatatttgccagacatcaggactggtaactttcaaacttgcctgtcctgccagaaagttgcctgtcctgaattttttgacaaatccattcattcaaaaaacacaaaaccattatgtacttcaaattgtaaacaactttattttcaacatgagtattaactatgatcttacaaacaagctgttctgaattccactgtttgaaatgaattctaatccggacttgcatacaaatttttacaataacaatgctgataacactctgattaattaattagttaattcaaacacactttgcccatatcgctcaaacagttaaaaggtttcacgatagcggttttaacaacggggaaacattttttttttaaatttgtctccatttatgccactttatcgtataaaaccaagatgcaatctgtcatcgaattggtactacaatcaaccaaactgaaaagattgctgagcaatacagaaaacatcatctggcaaagaaaatcaaaaactgagagagctgccatataagtaatcaaagttggcggcatgaattatataaaccaatactctcctcagaccaaaccgatttcaaaggccgtttacagcaaatattgttaacgaaaccatgaaacctgggaatggctaaacacagagaaacaagatttatttctcgaagcagcccttcacaacatgcttttcaaacaccggaaagcaggcaccaatatcgacccgaaatctattacaaagtccacgaaaaattgacacaaaactgaaagttcggataatcgatttaaatgcctaaaacaaactaatcgttgacagattagtacaacatttactgttaacataacgagcactagcaacgctcaaaatatgccctaaaacaaaaatccttatagatgctgggtcatgttaaatataatatgacaccacacaccggatcgctcactatagagtcagtcaatagtggctaactctctcaataacgaatctggcttctcctcctggaggacgaagatgacttcatcacacaaccaaacggatgggatacaaaacaagagagcgactgatgaaggaaccccatttttggttccgaaacacggttaagacgaatcactcaatcaacaaaccggtttaccggggacccaaatcacatgactagggtcaaggcactatcgattcaccggtgtctcgccatgtattccacaccatatcgtaatactaaacaatcttggtagagccgatgtgtggagttgccctcattttcctttatatcctttatctctttatatctttcctttatatctttatgTCTATAGCACTGGCTGATATCGCGCAAATCTCGCTTAGTGTGAGATTTACTAGTATGAGCGACTTCCTGTTTACCCGTGTTTACATGTCTCGCTTGCATTGCATTCCGGCGTCACACATGGTACAGTTGCACAGTTTCAGTAGCATAAGCGCGTCGAAGTCCGACATATTggtatactacatttcgtttgaaacaacatctagaagcagctgatcatgatcgatgagattactgggtatggcgtatgggctactatcgaaagcccgacacacggacgtggaagtacaattttcctcccgtccgactgaaaagttacccgtctcggacgggaggacgggCGTAGTTTCCAACGCTGATAACACTGACCTAAACTGTAACAGAAAATGACAAGCACAACAAGCAATAATCCTTTAGACCAccattaccatggcaacatatttaaaaaaccatattttcattcttttttgcTATCATGATGCAACctccaagcctggagcttttcccatgattcaaattacatgggccacttcctgtactattttcatcggtttttgtaaaaatcacgcGACTTATAattggcgaaaatagcttttcctgGGTAAGTGACCttaaagctagcacatatgtgaaaatcatccttggtgaacttcccctttaaggacAAAGAATGAGAAAATATCATGGTCAACAATCGTCAATAACTTTCAAGTCTACAAACCGAGAGTATTCATTGCAAATTCAAGTGTCTCAATATAGATCGTGATTCCAAGATATACATCTGCTATCATGGCTACTCGTTTATAATGAAGACAGTACTCAAAAGTATACGAGTGTAAAACATAGCAAATGTATGGCTTGTTCAAACACGACTATGTACTAACCTTTCATTAGCCGCTCGTGAGACAATCTGATATCACTAAGTTCTTCAACCTTTTTCTTAGTGATATTTTTCATCAATAACATATCATTAGTCAGCAAACTCATTTgttgttttagttttttcccGTCTTTCTTGAGTACCAACTTGTCAGAAGATTGTTTTATTCCTCTTTTCAGCGTTACCCACTCATCAATACAGGATTTCTCACTTTCGCTGAAGGTTTGACTGTCACTGAAGACTGTCGATTGCAACTTGTCCTTGGTCTCCATCTTCACTTCGATCTGCTTCCATTGGATACTGATGTTTTGTTCTTTCGCCTGCTTCTCAGTTTCCACATTCATTATGCTTACAAACTCTATGTCACTCGAATCTATCGGTGGTTTAGCATCTGCTGAAGATACCTTACTGGTGATATCTAAGCAAAGAGAATGCGCAAGCAGAGGAGAATCTGTAACAATGCTTAGTGTGATATGTGAAGATTTAATGACAAGATTTACAAGGAAGTAAGTAAATGAACATTTTGATTGCTACACAACGGGCTATATTTAGGTAGACTGAACAATGTAAAAGGACTGTTCCATTGCTTTTCCTTACATTTGCATACTTGTATGAAATAACCTTTTCCTGTGATTGCAAAGTGGTATTTGGCAAACGTGGCCGACCTCTGGAGTTACAAACTCAAGTGCATAAAATTATATCGttgctttcatttttcaaaagacAACAATAAACGATAATCATATGATTCCATTAGTCATTTCATTTGTAACCACGAAGTCGAGATATTAGATATGTGGTTTCGGAAAGAAATGTAAAGCAAAGTtaacaaaaaagctaaaaaggtGAATAGGAATGTGTTTATATCCGGGTAGGTGTGATCACTCAGTCGATAAATCACtggatcgatcgatcaattATTGAATAATTTTTCGCACATTATTGAATAATTAATAATTCAATAAgggtatttttaaatatatgacTATAGTTATATATTTATCGCATACCTAGAAATTATCAGATAACAATCTTATCAACGATGCAAATGTCCTTTCCAAAGTTAAGTTCCAAAGTTAAGTTTTCTTTAGAAATACTGAGAACCCTGTtgtgcattatatatatatatatatatatatatatatatatatatatatatatatatatatatatatatatatatatatatatatatatgaagatcTATGAAACAAGAAATCCTGATTAATCATCGACATCGAACAggattggaacaaatttgggataattggatgctgAAGTAATGTCGGTATAATCTGTTAATATAAGCTTATCTACTTTTCTTtgtaagttatacacttgtttttatgagcaatttaaatattgaaacatttagctatatggcacctaacacttttgagaaagtagaaaaatatgaaaatccaattatacAAAATTCGCTTCAATCGTGTTATCGGTAATGTTATGCCCATTCCAATACTTTCTATTTGTTTGATATTGCAGTTATGCCAAGTAACTGAACTTTACCATCGTCACATACCTCTTTGTCTGATCTCTTCCTTACACTGGAGGTATTCCTGataatctacaaatgtttcCAAAGACAGCATCCTGGCACCTATATCATCCAGAATAGGTATGGATAGAAAAGTTTTATCCGCCATTCTATCTAACCGTCCACTGCTATAGGCATTCCACAAGGCGTCAGCTGCATCTGAAGAGCCACACCGAATGATGAAGTTTAGactccctttttcaatgcccTCTGCAGAAAGTTCAGGATGAATCGCTGTGACTCTATTCATATAATCCTCAGCATTTGTCTGGGTGCTTGCATGTCTGAATAGAGCATTCTCTATGTCAGCCATTGGTCTGTTGTTCTCAGGCACACCACCACTGACACGCAATCGTACACGCATGTTACCTGCCAAAATTCATGAATAtgtttttttgcgatgaaaacAATTAGACGGCACGATACAAGTTGTACTTTACAGTAGAGTCGACAGAAATGATATCATCGGCAAACAAAGTCCAAATAAAACGTTCGAGTTTAAGATCATCAGATACTGATATTACAAAGTATTAACAGTGACAGTACAAGTGTGatgattttccaaaaatatctAAAGAGACATTTTAACCACTTAATTAACTCAACAGTTATAGACACGTCAAGAAAATTGCAATAGCAATGTACATGGCTTCAGGGGTAGGGCCCTAAATGAATAATCTGTACCTGGAACTTTGACTCCGGGGCGAACAGAGGAAACTATATCTCCCTCTTCGATTTGACTAATTTAGTTTGTAAAATGACATGTAATTCATCTAAGTCTTGAGCTTTATTCCTTGCACATAATCAGATGAAGGTTGAGACAAACTAATTCTCTGAAATACACCGGTGGATCTGGAGTAGTGGCATTTCACAGCGAGTATTGGTATCTACCTTGTGTATTTTGATGCTGATTTTTACCATTAGGATTAGAATCCCCATCACTGCCGTTGTTTGTACTTGATGCAGTCCCTTGGTTGTCCTTCTGTGAACCATCACCTAAATAAGACACATTGTTCCATAATCTATGCCTTGATGTAGATAAATATGATAAACACTATTGCTAGGAGTCTGTCTGGTACAGAATCCGGAAAACTGACATTGTTTACTCTATTTTTTCTATGTCAGAAATAACATATTGTTGTCGGGTCAAGAATGAGTATGAATTAACAATAGACATTCCGGAACTcggtttctgtcaaaatgtaatTCAGATGTAATGGATTTCCAAATTCAGATGTAATTGATTTCCAAATATGCGTGTCCAATTAGATAGCAAGAGTAATTTTAATGTCTATCGTGCATTTCAATATGCGAACTACAAAAAATGTTAAACTATTAAAACACGCATTTGGTTCATCCAGTAAACTTTTAGTCGATCCATTCAATAACTGGTGCGCTGAAAGCAATTCGGGCGCTGTATACTTGTACCTCTTGAAAGCAACAGATAGTGGCACATTTAGCAGTTTATGTCTTTACGTATAACGCTAACACCAAAGTTGATATTGATATAATTATAAATGTCATATCATATAAATCTGGGTATACATACCACCTGCAAGCCCCGCCCTCTTGGCTTCTGAAACTCTTTTAGACGTGTTAGGACTTGGATTAACATTTGATTCGTCCGAGTGCTCTCCAGACAACATATGACCTGTGAATGTTCAGCAAAATGTACTTTGTAAAAGTTGTAAACATCCTGTCAGTTCCGTAAACATACacaaagaaaagaaataatAACATAAGCAGCGTattaaaacaagtcaacaaGAAAGGCCAAGGTATTGTTATGGCTAAATTACATTTAATCAGCAAGGTATTGTCTTAGACCTTTTTTGAACCGATATTTTGATGTTAGGCTTTTCAGATCTATAGGTAAATTAGTCCAAAGTTTAGCACCCACATAATTATAAGCAAATGGACCCGCAACTGTGAGTTTTTTCGGAAAAGATGAGGTTCGGTGAAGTTTGAATCTTGTATGTCTCCTATGTTCAAACAACTGTAAATAATCATTGAGGTGATAGGGAGGTGCCCATTGTACACATCACAAACAGATCTTCCTATGCCAAGTTTGTAAAGTCTATACATATCGTGAACCACAAGTTCctgaaaaaatggaaaagacTAATCTCTGAAGCCAGAATAGATCATATACTTTCAAAACCAATATGGCTTAATGACGGGAAGCAAAACCTCTCTCAAAAGTGGGTAGTATTTTTAGGCATGTAGgttcaaaaagatacagctagttaTGAGTCTTTAATATTGGTGACTGAGGTGAAAGCAGCAAGCCAAAGGCGTTATGTTTAGTCCACTCTGAAAGACATTGCCATTCTTAGATATACATACCCCTTTCAAACTTTCGCCTTTTGGTCTTTGGTTCACTATTTGAATGGCCGGGATTGGGAGTAATACTCTGCTCATGACTGTGACCTTCAGAAGACATCTGACCTGCGAATCATCATGAGTCATTATGATTTCCCTCGTTAAGGATTGTAAAACAGTATAAATCACTGTCTGTTTCGAGGAATATGTTGCAAAACATTGCGAAAAAAATGTTATAGAAAAGAAATATGTATTGGGCGAAGAGTAAGGAAGGAGTCGGGATATTGTTTAACCCGACCTCCAATTAATTGGAAAACGCGACGGCCAAACCTGCGAGCAGCATGGAAACACAGAATATATTGAAAGCCATCTTCAAAGGAGACGCACATATGCCCTTGTAAAATAGT
This window harbors:
- the LOC139127392 gene encoding uncharacterized protein isoform X1 is translated as MLINFISEHEDVKLANPGEEAPERPGQMSSEGHSHEQSITPNPGHSNSEPKTKRRKFERGHMLSGEHSDESNVNPSPNTSKRVSEAKRAGLAGGDGSQKDNQGTASSTNNGSDGDSNPNGKNQHQNTQGNMRVRLRVSGGVPENNRPMADIENALFRHASTQTNAEDYMNRVTAIHPELSAEGIEKGSLNFIIRCGSSDAADALWNAYSSGRLDRMADKTFLSIPILDDIGARMLSLETFVDYQEYLQCKEEIRQRDITSKVSSADAKPPIDSSDIEFVSIMNVETEKQAKEQNISIQWKQIEVKMETKDKLQSTVFSDSQTFSESEKSCIDEWVTLKRGIKQSSDKLVLKKDGKKLKQQMSLLTNDMLLMKNITKKKVEELSDIRLSHERLMKGIVPKHTVRRLSRHGNGPGEVLDPQGLTINQSGHVVVSDRGPGDQPGSVKTVTADTAQIISTITFHGLSHIFRPRDVKISKNNLYYIADDGNKCILVCDAKSRLKQIIDIGEVGEPMICLGPDNTVFVTDWNGRVIKYSEGGEMISSKQLSRPYDLTMNSKYQLIVSCQDEHCIYVLDSNLNTLYTFGHEHLVNQCGVSVDSIGENIYVADENKVKIFSALGEYLTDVTVDGNPDFITVCADGGIVYTDNIDDSMCVIYT
- the LOC139127392 gene encoding uncharacterized protein isoform X2, producing the protein MLINFISEHEDVKLANPGEEAPERPGQMSSEGHSHEQSITPNPGHSNSEPKTKRRKFERGHMLSGEHSDESNVNPSPNTSKRVSEAKRAGLAGGDGSQKDNQGTASSTNNGSDGDSNPNGKNQHQNTQDAADALWNAYSSGRLDRMADKTFLSIPILDDIGARMLSLETFVDYQEYLQCKEEIRQRDITSKVSSADAKPPIDSSDIEFVSIMNVETEKQAKEQNISIQWKQIEVKMETKDKLQSTVFSDSQTFSESEKSCIDEWVTLKRGIKQSSDKLVLKKDGKKLKQQMSLLTNDMLLMKNITKKKVEELSDIRLSHERLMKGIVPKHTVRRLSRHGNGPGEVLDPQGLTINQSGHVVVSDRGPGDQPGSVKTVTADTAQIISTITFHGLSHIFRPRDVKISKNNLYYIADDGNKCILVCDAKSRLKQIIDIGEVGEPMICLGPDNTVFVTDWNGRVIKYSEGGEMISSKQLSRPYDLTMNSKYQLIVSCQDEHCIYVLDSNLNTLYTFGHEHLVNQCGVSVDSIGENIYVADENKVKIFSALGEYLTDVTVDGNPDFITVCADGGIVYTDNIDDSMCVIYT